Proteins from a genomic interval of Pseudomonas versuta:
- a CDS encoding YbaK/EbsC family protein, with protein sequence MSLESVRAFFLAKAPDLHIIELATSTATVALAAEAHGVEPGQIAKTLAFRVGERNVLLVARGDARIDNKKIKNALGSKAKMLDADTVVALTSHPVGGVCPFGLATDLAVYCDISLKAFTEVMPAAGATHTAVRISPDRMAELVNAQWVDVCQASQTAEAV encoded by the coding sequence ATGAGTCTTGAATCTGTCCGCGCATTTTTCCTCGCCAAAGCACCCGACCTGCACATCATTGAACTGGCCACCAGCACCGCCACCGTGGCCCTGGCTGCCGAGGCCCATGGCGTTGAGCCCGGCCAAATCGCCAAGACCCTGGCCTTTCGTGTCGGTGAACGCAATGTGCTGCTGGTTGCACGTGGCGATGCGCGTATCGATAACAAAAAAATCAAGAATGCCCTGGGCAGCAAAGCCAAGATGCTTGATGCCGATACTGTCGTGGCCCTGACCAGTCACCCGGTGGGTGGCGTTTGCCCGTTCGGGCTTGCGACCGATCTGGCGGTGTATTGCGACATTTCCCTTAAAGCGTTCACTGAAGTGATGCCTGCAGCCGGCGCTACCCACACCGCCGTGCGTATCAGCCCAGATCGAATGGCCGAACTGGTCAATGCCCAGTGGGTCGATGTCTGCCAGGCCAGCCAAACTGCAGAGGCCGTATAA
- a CDS encoding LysR family transcriptional regulator, which yields MDIYQAMRVFVRVVETGSFTAAAQALGYSTAQTSRLLSELESSLQARLLQRSTRRLALTEVGARYLERCRLILGEIEDANAEAGGAHLIPRGHLRVQSTTGIGIQLLAPLAARYAELYPQVDVDLTLSQRQPDLLEEGHDVVITLSANLPDSEMIGQQLGSIFSVISAAPSYLESHGTPKTPEDLNQHRCLHLVDPLFTDSWTFRDGQGEQSIRPGSVFQVNVAEAMAQAAEAGLGVCLLPDYVAVGSYQRGALVRLLPQYRLHEKSIYALYPSRRFLDAKVKTWVEFLKQEIPKVLDKHQAIVDDPEHWA from the coding sequence ATGGATATTTATCAGGCGATGCGGGTGTTTGTGCGCGTGGTCGAGACCGGTAGCTTCACCGCCGCGGCGCAGGCGTTGGGCTATTCCACCGCGCAAACCTCGCGACTGCTGTCTGAGCTTGAATCTTCATTGCAGGCCAGGCTGCTGCAGCGCAGCACTCGGCGGCTGGCACTGACTGAAGTAGGCGCCCGTTATCTGGAGCGCTGCCGATTGATTCTGGGTGAGATCGAAGATGCCAATGCCGAGGCCGGAGGCGCTCACCTGATCCCGCGCGGACATTTACGCGTGCAATCCACCACCGGGATTGGCATCCAGCTGCTGGCACCCCTGGCGGCCCGTTATGCCGAGCTATACCCGCAGGTCGACGTCGACTTGACACTGTCCCAGCGTCAGCCTGACCTGCTGGAAGAAGGCCATGACGTGGTGATCACGCTATCGGCCAACCTGCCCGACTCGGAAATGATTGGCCAGCAACTGGGGAGCATCTTCAGCGTGATCAGCGCAGCGCCCTCCTACCTTGAAAGTCACGGCACGCCAAAAACCCCCGAAGACCTGAACCAGCACCGCTGCCTGCATCTGGTTGACCCCCTGTTCACCGATAGCTGGACCTTTCGCGATGGCCAGGGTGAACAGTCGATTCGCCCCGGCAGCGTGTTTCAGGTCAACGTGGCCGAGGCCATGGCGCAAGCCGCCGAGGCAGGACTGGGCGTCTGCCTGCTACCGGATTACGTGGCGGTCGGCTCTTATCAGCGCGGCGCTTTGGTACGCCTGCTGCCTCAGTATCGGCTGCATGAAAAAAGCATCTACGCGCTTTACCCCTCACGCCGCTTTCTGGATGCCAAGGTCAAAACCTGGGTGGAATTTCTCAAGCAGGAAATCCCCAAGGTGCTAGATAAACACCAGGCCATCGTTGATGACCCGGAGCATTGGGCATAG
- a CDS encoding DUF3857 domain-containing transglutaminase family protein: MHRFSFSKSLICATLGIFTLPALAAFQPVSEAALAGESDRSCHFNADTSYDCTSTYRYTILTNNGREMISRIDFSFPESDRLEVIKAESTQPGAKPVPLADTQIDTRMAPNPDQGFLRLKQTSIAFPNLRIGTMVSYTLREHTAAKPLNHEFHYVWVLPPNAVRMDRSKSSFSAEKPIVWRSDLMDDFTFTPSTDNKSLVIEQKAPRFVNYVNEAGNAYSRNLPRVELGSSTRLQDYFGDFARRYTEITGARLPAISARAVAGLKGLPPEQRVSGLMQHIHDNYRYLGDWRASDRGYVPFTLAEIEDRGYGDCKDLAVLLTAMLNASGIDAQTTWVSRGNMSLGLLLPGTSSPNHAIVRARVNGKVWWLDPTNPVFSPGRSMPDIQDRWALVIDPQGTVRQEHIPQEQPVVSTLVRKQEHFNPDGTARTSADIEMSQMRLMRLSVADTQSGVSGTDQDLCDGFSKEQTDCTITRPATGFVVPHKYQVKAELTDLRPLKTLSGQSVYQPAFMTERWDDLANYRRTGQKADLYLEDPETMDYEITLSGLKVAQNIKSCTVRSPWFDMDLNGKQVEGQYRYQYRLTQKQRWLSHDDIMSGPFDAMLKAARNCNDQMQQVVKLQTAA; encoded by the coding sequence ATGCATCGCTTTTCTTTCAGCAAATCCTTGATTTGCGCCACCCTGGGGATTTTCACCCTGCCTGCTTTAGCGGCCTTTCAACCCGTATCCGAAGCCGCCCTGGCCGGTGAATCGGACAGATCCTGCCACTTCAACGCGGACACCAGTTACGACTGCACCTCGACCTATCGCTACACCATCCTCACCAACAACGGTCGCGAAATGATTTCGCGCATCGACTTCAGCTTCCCGGAGTCTGACCGCCTGGAAGTCATCAAGGCCGAATCGACCCAACCGGGCGCCAAACCGGTGCCACTGGCTGACACACAAATCGACACCCGGATGGCACCGAACCCGGACCAGGGGTTTTTACGCCTGAAGCAAACCTCGATCGCCTTCCCCAACCTGCGAATCGGCACGATGGTGAGCTATACCCTGCGCGAACACACAGCGGCCAAGCCGCTGAATCATGAGTTCCACTATGTGTGGGTGCTCCCACCCAATGCGGTGCGTATGGACCGTTCTAAAAGCAGTTTCAGCGCCGAAAAACCAATCGTGTGGCGCAGCGACCTGATGGATGACTTCACCTTTACGCCGTCGACCGACAACAAAAGCCTGGTCATTGAACAAAAGGCACCGCGCTTCGTGAATTACGTCAACGAAGCCGGCAACGCTTACAGTCGCAACCTGCCAAGGGTTGAACTGGGCAGTTCGACCCGCCTGCAGGATTACTTCGGCGATTTTGCCCGGCGCTACACCGAAATTACCGGAGCCAGACTGCCTGCCATCAGTGCCAGGGCAGTGGCCGGCCTCAAAGGCTTGCCACCGGAGCAGCGGGTTTCGGGCCTGATGCAGCATATCCACGACAACTATCGTTATCTGGGCGACTGGCGAGCCAGTGATCGGGGCTACGTTCCTTTTACCCTCGCTGAAATCGAAGACCGTGGCTATGGCGACTGCAAAGACCTGGCGGTACTGCTCACCGCCATGCTCAATGCAAGCGGCATCGACGCGCAGACCACTTGGGTCAGCCGTGGCAACATGAGCCTCGGGCTGCTGTTGCCTGGCACCTCATCACCCAACCACGCCATCGTGCGTGCCCGGGTCAACGGTAAAGTCTGGTGGCTTGACCCGACCAACCCGGTGTTCTCGCCGGGGCGCTCCATGCCGGATATTCAAGATCGCTGGGCGCTGGTGATTGATCCACAAGGCACGGTGCGCCAGGAGCATATCCCGCAAGAACAACCTGTTGTCAGCACCCTGGTGCGAAAACAGGAACACTTCAACCCTGATGGCACCGCACGCACCAGCGCCGACATCGAAATGAGCCAGATGCGCCTGATGAGATTGAGTGTGGCCGATACCCAGTCGGGTGTTTCAGGTACCGACCAGGACCTTTGCGACGGCTTCAGCAAGGAACAGACCGACTGCACAATCACACGCCCGGCAACCGGTTTTGTGGTACCGCACAAATATCAGGTCAAGGCCGAACTCACAGATCTGCGCCCATTGAAGACGCTTTCGGGCCAGAGCGTGTACCAGCCCGCCTTCATGACTGAACGCTGGGATGATCTGGCCAATTACCGCCGCACCGGACAAAAGGCCGACTTGTATCTTGAAGATCCTGAAACCATGGACTACGAGATCACCCTGTCAGGGCTAAAGGTTGCACAGAACATTAAGAGCTGCACCGTGCGCTCGCCCTGGTTCGACATGGACCTGAACGGCAAACAGGTCGAGGGCCAATACCGTTACCAGTACCGCCTGACACAAAAACAACGCTGGTTGAGCCATGACGACATCATGAGCGGCCCTTTCGACGCGATGCTCAAGGCCGCCAGAAACTGCAACGATCAGATGCAGCAAGTGGTGAAACTGCAAACCGCGGCATAG
- the eco gene encoding serine protease inhibitor ecotin translates to MKPLVISAALVLSLSTLCGVANAAKPEGLAPWPKAEAGYSRQVIHLPKQKNEDDYKVQIIAGKTLQVDCNQQRLGGKLEEKTLKGWGYPMYRLSKVSGPMSTMMACPEGKAHPEFVPVVGDGFMLRYNSKLPIVVYVPKDIEVRYRIWSASKQIKQAVSE, encoded by the coding sequence ATGAAACCACTCGTGATCAGCGCGGCCCTGGTACTTTCGCTGAGTACGCTGTGCGGCGTCGCCAACGCAGCCAAACCGGAGGGCCTGGCACCCTGGCCAAAAGCCGAAGCGGGCTACAGCCGACAAGTCATTCACCTGCCCAAGCAAAAAAACGAAGACGATTACAAAGTCCAGATCATTGCGGGCAAGACCCTGCAGGTTGACTGCAACCAGCAGCGTCTGGGCGGCAAGCTGGAAGAAAAAACCCTCAAGGGCTGGGGCTATCCGATGTACCGCCTGAGCAAGGTCAGCGGCCCCATGAGCACAATGATGGCCTGCCCCGAGGGCAAGGCACATCCTGAGTTCGTACCGGTGGTCGGTGATGGCTTCATGCTGCGCTACAACAGCAAGTTACCCATTGTGGTCTATGTGCCCAAGGACATCGAAGTGCGCTACCGGATCTGGTCGGCATCCAAGCAGATCAAACAGGCTGTCAGCGAATAA
- the surE gene encoding 5'/3'-nucleotidase SurE, protein MAGARLERILITNDDGIDAPGLEALEAVARELADEVWVVAPDHDQSGISTAISIHHPLRVTARGERRFSVSGTPADCVAMALQQLMGSPPQLLLSGINKGANLGVETLYSGTVGAAMTGLLMGIPSIALSQYFTRRDAVRWDTARTLAPGVIRQLLGKGWEQSACLNINFPDVPAGQAGPVQITRQGQGRMDGVNVNQRTDFREASYYWLNITRHQRPEAADTETEVVTQGGISVTPLQFDRSALALREQLQQAIGS, encoded by the coding sequence ATGGCGGGCGCTCGACTGGAACGTATTCTGATTACCAATGACGACGGGATTGACGCCCCGGGTCTTGAGGCACTTGAAGCGGTGGCCAGGGAACTGGCCGATGAAGTCTGGGTGGTAGCGCCGGACCACGATCAGAGCGGTATTTCAACGGCCATCAGCATCCATCACCCGTTGCGCGTGACTGCCCGCGGCGAGCGGCGTTTTTCTGTGTCCGGCACACCCGCCGATTGTGTTGCGATGGCCTTGCAGCAGTTGATGGGCAGCCCCCCTCAGTTGCTGCTGTCCGGCATCAACAAGGGCGCCAACCTGGGGGTCGAAACGCTGTATTCGGGCACGGTGGGGGCCGCGATGACCGGCCTGTTGATGGGCATTCCTTCCATCGCTCTGAGCCAGTATTTCACCCGGCGCGATGCTGTGCGCTGGGACACTGCCCGCACTCTGGCACCCGGGGTGATTCGCCAGTTGCTTGGCAAGGGCTGGGAGCAATCGGCGTGTCTGAACATCAATTTTCCGGACGTTCCGGCCGGGCAGGCCGGGCCGGTACAGATCACTCGCCAGGGCCAGGGGCGCATGGACGGAGTTAACGTCAACCAGCGCACCGACTTTCGCGAGGCCAGCTATTACTGGCTCAATATCACCCGTCACCAGCGGCCTGAAGCGGCTGACACCGAAACCGAGGTTGTTACACAGGGCGGTATATCGGTGACGCCGTTGCAGTTCGATCGCAGCGCACTGGCTTTACGCGAGCAACTGCAGCAAGCCATTGGGTCGTAG
- a CDS encoding zinc-dependent alcohol dehydrogenase family protein → MSIKTIFVQPGGGYQNVVVGSSEARAPASGEITVRLHANSLNYHDFAVVSGMWGPSEKRIPMADGAGEVIAVGKDVSEFKVGDSVVSTFFPEWIDGTPQVEGFVTVPGDGIDGYAREQVTASVNAFTLAPAGYSHAQASTLTTAGLTAWRALMADDSLKPGDTVLVQGTGGVSIFALQFAKMAGATVIATSSSDEKLERLKALGADHVINYRKDPDWGQTARALTSGRGVDHIIEVGGPATLEQSMIAIRVAGHISIIGILSGVSGEMNFVPALIKQVRLQGVLVGSRSQQQDMVRAINASGMQPVIDRHFPLSDIVEAFKYQETNQHFGKIVLDI, encoded by the coding sequence GTGAGTATTAAAACTATCTTCGTTCAACCCGGCGGCGGTTATCAAAATGTGGTCGTCGGAAGCAGCGAAGCACGCGCCCCTGCCAGTGGAGAAATCACTGTACGTTTGCACGCCAACTCTTTGAATTATCATGATTTTGCTGTGGTCAGCGGTATGTGGGGGCCGAGTGAAAAGCGTATCCCCATGGCCGATGGCGCGGGTGAAGTCATTGCCGTCGGCAAAGATGTCAGCGAGTTCAAGGTTGGTGATTCGGTAGTCAGCACCTTCTTCCCTGAGTGGATCGACGGCACCCCACAGGTTGAAGGCTTTGTCACCGTGCCCGGTGATGGCATCGACGGTTATGCCCGTGAGCAAGTGACTGCCAGCGTTAACGCATTCACCCTCGCACCTGCCGGCTACAGCCATGCACAAGCCTCGACCCTGACCACGGCGGGCCTGACCGCATGGCGCGCCCTGATGGCCGATGACTCGCTCAAACCCGGGGACACTGTGTTGGTACAAGGCACTGGCGGGGTTTCGATCTTTGCCCTGCAATTTGCCAAAATGGCTGGCGCTACCGTGATCGCAACCTCCTCCAGCGATGAAAAACTCGAGCGCCTCAAAGCGCTGGGCGCAGATCATGTCATCAACTACCGCAAAGACCCTGACTGGGGCCAGACAGCCCGTGCGCTGACCAGTGGCCGCGGGGTTGATCACATCATCGAAGTCGGCGGCCCGGCGACCCTCGAACAGTCGATGATCGCCATTCGCGTGGCCGGGCATATCTCGATTATCGGTATTTTGAGCGGCGTCAGCGGTGAGATGAATTTTGTCCCTGCGCTGATCAAGCAAGTGCGCCTGCAAGGCGTGCTGGTGGGCAGCCGCAGCCAGCAGCAAGACATGGTTCGGGCGATCAATGCCAGCGGCATGCAACCGGTCATCGATCGTCATTTCCCGCTGAGCGATATTGTTGAAGCATTCAAGTATCAGGAAACCAACCAGCATTTCGGCAAGATCGTGCTGGACATCTGA
- the hemB gene encoding porphobilinogen synthase: MPNQFPTVRPRRLRRSQTLRDMFQETEFSLKDLVLPIFVEEEIDDFVPITSMPGVMRIPESKLAGEIERYARAGITSVMAFGVSHHLDATGSDSWREDGLVSRMARICKDTAPEMILMSDTCFCEYTSHGHCGVMHDHGVDNDATLINLGKQAVAAAAAGADFISPSAAMDGQVQAIRSALDAAGFIDTSIMAYSTKFASALYGPFREAGGSALKGDRKSYQMNPMNRREAIRESLLDEQEGADVLMVKPAGAYLDIIRDVREASRLPLAAYQVSGEYAMIKFGALAGAIDEARVVRESLGSIKRAGADMILTYFAMDLALQGI, from the coding sequence ATGCCTAACCAGTTCCCCACTGTCCGTCCCCGCCGTCTGCGCCGCTCCCAAACCCTGCGAGACATGTTTCAGGAAACCGAATTCAGCCTGAAGGACCTGGTGCTGCCCATTTTCGTTGAAGAAGAAATCGACGACTTTGTGCCGATCACCAGCATGCCGGGTGTGATGCGTATTCCCGAGTCTAAGCTGGCCGGTGAAATCGAACGCTATGCCCGCGCAGGGATCACGTCAGTGATGGCGTTTGGCGTGTCGCACCACCTGGATGCCACGGGCAGCGACTCATGGCGCGAAGATGGTCTGGTGTCGCGTATGGCCCGTATCTGCAAGGATACGGCTCCAGAAATGATCCTGATGAGTGACACCTGCTTCTGCGAGTACACCTCCCACGGGCACTGCGGTGTGATGCACGACCATGGCGTGGACAATGATGCGACCCTGATCAATCTGGGCAAGCAGGCGGTTGCGGCGGCTGCTGCAGGTGCAGACTTCATCTCGCCTTCCGCCGCCATGGACGGTCAGGTCCAGGCCATCCGCAGTGCTCTGGATGCGGCCGGGTTCATTGATACTTCGATCATGGCGTACTCCACCAAGTTTGCTTCGGCACTCTACGGTCCTTTCCGCGAGGCGGGAGGCAGCGCGTTGAAGGGCGATCGCAAGTCATACCAGATGAACCCGATGAACCGCCGTGAAGCGATTCGCGAGTCGCTGCTGGACGAGCAAGAGGGCGCAGACGTGTTGATGGTCAAGCCGGCCGGTGCGTATCTGGACATCATTCGTGACGTTCGCGAAGCCTCGCGCCTGCCTCTGGCTGCGTATCAGGTCAGCGGCGAGTACGCGATGATCAAGTTCGGCGCCCTGGCCGGAGCCATCGACGAAGCGCGCGTAGTCCGTGAAAGCCTGGGCTCGATCAAACGTGCCGGTGCGGACATGATTTTGACCTACTTTGCGATGGACTTGGCATTACAGGGCATCTAG
- the pgm gene encoding phosphoglucomutase (alpha-D-glucose-1,6-bisphosphate-dependent), producing MTLSPLAGKPAPAQLLVDIPRLVTAYYTGQPDAAIATQRVAFGTSGHRGSSFELSFNEWHVLAISQAICLYRQMKGINGPLFVGIDTHALSTPAGASALEVFAANGVETMIAAGDEYTPTPAISHAIICYNRGRTSGLADGVVITPSHNPPESGGFKYNPPNGGPADTDVTKWIEAKANELLAARLACVKRISYEQALKAGTTHRHDYLNTYVADLKNVIDMDTLRGANLRLGVDPLGGAGVNYWSAIGEHYGLNLEVVNTSVDPTFRFMCVDWDGRIRMDPSSSYAMQGLIGLKERFDVAFACDPDHDRHGIVTPSGGLLAPNNYLAVSIDYLFQNRPQWRADAAVGKTVVSSGLIDRVAARLGRRLYEVPVGFKWFADGLFDGSLGFGGEESAGASFLRLDGSVWSTDKDGLIPSLLAAEMTARTGRDPSQLYQKMTEDLGLPFSTRVDAKATPQQKALLGKLSPEQVKSTSLAGEAITQILSHAPGNDQPIGGLKVMTENGWFAARPSGTEDIYKIYAESFIGDEHLNRLVEEAQVLVDTAIA from the coding sequence ATGACTCTCAGTCCTCTTGCGGGCAAACCGGCTCCAGCTCAATTGCTGGTCGATATTCCGCGACTGGTGACCGCTTATTACACCGGTCAACCTGATGCAGCGATCGCCACCCAGCGTGTCGCCTTTGGTACTTCCGGTCACCGCGGCAGTTCGTTTGAGCTGAGTTTCAATGAGTGGCATGTATTGGCCATCAGCCAGGCCATTTGCCTTTACCGGCAGATGAAAGGCATCAACGGTCCGCTGTTTGTTGGCATCGACACCCATGCATTATCGACGCCTGCAGGTGCCAGTGCGCTCGAAGTGTTTGCCGCCAATGGCGTCGAAACCATGATCGCCGCAGGTGACGAATACACCCCGACCCCGGCCATCTCCCACGCAATCATTTGCTACAACCGTGGCCGCACTTCGGGCCTGGCCGATGGCGTAGTCATTACTCCCTCGCACAACCCGCCTGAAAGTGGCGGTTTCAAGTACAACCCGCCTAACGGCGGCCCGGCCGATACCGATGTCACCAAGTGGATCGAGGCCAAGGCCAACGAGTTGCTTGCAGCCAGGCTGGCATGTGTCAAACGTATCAGTTACGAGCAAGCCCTGAAAGCCGGTACCACCCATCGTCACGACTACCTGAACACCTATGTCGCCGATCTCAAGAACGTGATCGATATGGATACCCTGCGCGGCGCCAATCTGCGCTTGGGCGTGGACCCATTGGGTGGCGCGGGTGTGAACTACTGGTCGGCAATCGGCGAGCATTACGGCCTGAATCTGGAAGTGGTGAATACTTCGGTAGATCCGACCTTCCGCTTCATGTGTGTGGACTGGGACGGGCGCATCCGCATGGACCCGTCCTCCAGCTACGCGATGCAGGGTCTGATTGGCCTTAAGGAGCGTTTCGACGTGGCCTTTGCCTGCGACCCGGACCACGACCGTCACGGGATTGTTACCCCTTCAGGCGGTCTTTTGGCCCCCAACAACTACCTGGCGGTGTCCATCGACTATCTGTTCCAGAATCGCCCGCAATGGCGTGCAGATGCAGCCGTCGGCAAGACTGTCGTCAGCAGCGGCCTGATTGATCGGGTTGCGGCCCGTCTGGGGCGCCGCCTGTACGAAGTGCCGGTGGGGTTCAAGTGGTTTGCTGATGGCCTGTTTGATGGCTCGCTGGGCTTTGGTGGTGAGGAAAGCGCCGGGGCCTCGTTCCTGCGTCTGGACGGCAGTGTCTGGTCGACCGACAAGGATGGCCTGATTCCTTCGCTGCTGGCCGCAGAAATGACGGCCCGTACCGGCCGTGATCCTTCGCAGCTGTACCAGAAAATGACCGAAGATCTGGGCCTGCCGTTCTCGACCCGGGTCGATGCCAAGGCCACGCCGCAGCAGAAGGCCCTGCTTGGCAAGTTGTCGCCGGAGCAAGTCAAATCCACAAGTCTGGCAGGCGAAGCCATTACCCAAATTCTCAGTCATGCGCCGGGTAACGACCAGCCGATTGGCGGGCTTAAGGTGATGACCGAAAACGGCTGGTTTGCGGCACGTCCTTCGGGCACCGAAGACATCTACAAAATCTACGCCGAGAGCTTTATCGGTGACGAACATCTGAACCGTCTGGTAGAGGAAGCCCAGGTGTTGGTGGATACCGCGATCGCCTGA
- a CDS encoding Wzz/FepE/Etk N-terminal domain-containing protein has product MKKTEHQQTASSSTEIDLLDLFHSFWQQKALIAGTVVVAGAIAVGYVLLAQPVYQASTVLRPAAINELDALNRSEVYKLPPQEALLKVGSALDSYETRLSFFRDHQDLFKPLEKKGISLEQSFELFNRDAINLVLPDPKRTDSLSPFIKLELTYPDTINGVEILNGFVEYAIDSQREQIGADLKVIINNRLRELDEKITAARSAYRSDKQAKIAGLTETDTVQVAKLKDELQALRLQLKTERESRIAQLNEAISIAASLGITNPTTPSAMADAAAGSSSSRLMRTEITSQTLPLYFMGTKALQAERAALLKRTSDDFTDKRVSDIGRELNLLEVNRQVEMLGKRMNEDLFLKNIEPLRAEVARLGNLKTDMSHLGLVSIDRKAQTPMYPIKPKKVLIVGFALVLGLLLGLGLATARYFSKRRQKAL; this is encoded by the coding sequence TTGAAAAAAACTGAGCATCAGCAGACCGCTAGTTCAAGCACAGAGATCGACCTGCTTGATCTGTTTCACTCCTTCTGGCAGCAGAAAGCCCTGATCGCAGGAACTGTGGTGGTAGCCGGTGCTATTGCTGTTGGTTACGTTCTGCTTGCACAACCCGTCTATCAAGCCAGCACTGTACTGCGCCCGGCAGCGATTAATGAGCTGGACGCACTTAACCGCTCCGAGGTCTACAAACTCCCTCCCCAGGAGGCCTTGCTTAAAGTCGGCTCGGCGCTTGATTCATACGAGACGCGTCTCAGTTTCTTCCGTGACCACCAGGATTTGTTCAAGCCTCTGGAGAAGAAAGGTATTTCTCTGGAGCAAAGTTTCGAGCTTTTTAATCGGGATGCGATCAACCTGGTTCTGCCTGATCCCAAGAGAACGGATTCATTAAGCCCGTTTATCAAGCTTGAGCTGACATACCCCGACACCATCAACGGGGTCGAAATTCTCAACGGTTTTGTTGAATACGCGATTGATAGCCAGCGTGAGCAAATCGGTGCCGACCTTAAGGTCATCATCAATAACCGGTTGCGAGAACTGGATGAAAAGATCACCGCTGCGCGTTCGGCCTATCGTTCTGACAAGCAGGCAAAAATTGCCGGTTTAACGGAAACGGATACGGTACAGGTCGCCAAGTTGAAGGATGAGTTGCAGGCATTGCGCCTGCAGCTCAAAACCGAGCGCGAGTCACGTATTGCTCAGCTTAATGAAGCCATATCCATTGCGGCCTCGCTGGGTATTACCAACCCCACCACGCCTTCTGCCATGGCGGATGCGGCTGCGGGTTCCTCCTCCTCCCGGCTCATGCGTACCGAAATCACTTCGCAAACCCTTCCGCTCTACTTTATGGGGACCAAGGCGCTGCAAGCCGAACGCGCAGCATTGCTTAAGCGCACCTCCGACGATTTTACCGACAAGCGAGTTTCGGACATTGGCCGGGAGCTGAATTTGCTTGAGGTCAACCGCCAGGTTGAAATGCTCGGCAAGCGCATGAATGAAGACCTGTTCCTGAAAAACATTGAACCCTTGCGCGCAGAAGTGGCACGTCTGGGTAATTTGAAAACCGACATGAGTCATCTGGGGCTGGTCAGTATTGATCGCAAGGCGCAAACCCCGATGTACCCGATCAAACCCAAGAAAGTGCTGATAGTCGGGTTCGCCCTGGTGTTGGGGCTGTTGTTAGGGCTTGGTCTTGCAACCGCGCGCTATTTCAGCAAACGACGTCAAAAAGCCCTCTGA
- a CDS encoding ArsR/SmtB family transcription factor: protein MILEQLKALGNDTRMQMMEWLKDPLSNFPPQDHGDPAIGVCVTHLQYKAGLSASTASAHLAILQRAGFVLTTRIGKWTYYRRNEQAIDDFASRLKIEL, encoded by the coding sequence ATGATTCTTGAACAGCTCAAAGCCCTGGGCAATGACACTCGCATGCAAATGATGGAGTGGCTCAAAGACCCGCTCAGTAATTTCCCGCCCCAGGATCATGGCGATCCTGCAATCGGTGTGTGCGTGACCCATTTGCAGTACAAAGCTGGACTTTCTGCCTCTACTGCTTCGGCGCACCTGGCGATCCTGCAGCGTGCAGGCTTCGTCCTGACCACACGCATCGGCAAGTGGACGTATTACCGGCGCAATGAGCAGGCGATTGACGACTTTGCGTCTAGGCTGAAAATCGAGCTGTAA